A region from the Manihot esculenta cultivar AM560-2 chromosome 13, M.esculenta_v8, whole genome shotgun sequence genome encodes:
- the LOC110630553 gene encoding uncharacterized protein LOC110630553 — protein MPAARHFTRIDTLELKLQIERKLGHLKAQKYFDLLTKFLSLKIGKSDFDRLCIGTIGRENVRLHNYLLRSIIKNAHLSKTPPPKESKVEGAVCVKVPNGYQKSSLQSICRDFIQSPRKGRSILSERKFKDRPSPLGPHGKSHNIAFEYSVPKNQEQQSATELLSFGSRPPGSVEDGEEVDQAAGSPSIHSRSPVRAPLGIPLNTKGSRKVLFNRFSSSYHMGACQNSGELPDSNSLRKRLEHKLEMEGIKVSVDCANLLNNSLDVYLKRLIKPCMDLAASRSGQKHAGQGQIQPICGMNGVWPVRHFQKSSGSSPVSMLDFRLTMELNPWILGEEWPMQLEKVCFRASEE, from the coding sequence ATGCCAGCAGCTCGGCATTTTACCCGGATAGACACATTAGAGCTAAAATTGCAAATTGAGAGGAAGCTTGGGCATCTAAAGGCACAGAAGTATTTTGATCTCCTCACGAAGTTTCTGAGTCTTAAGATTGGCAAATCTGATTTTGATAGACTCTGCATTGGTACAATAGGGAGGGAAAATGTACGTCTTCATAATTATCTCCTCAGATCAATTATCAAAAATGCACATCTCTCGAAGACTCCCCCGCCAAAAGAGAGCAAAGTTGAAGGTGCTGTATGTGTCAAAGTGCCTAATGGGTATCAAAAAAGTAGTCTCCAGTCCATCTGCCGAGATTTTATTCAATCTCCTCGTAAGGGGAGGTCAATTCTTAGCGAACGCAAGTTCAAGGATCGTCCTAGTCCTCTTGGCCCGCATGGGAAGAGCCACAATATTGCATTTGAATATTCAGTCCCTAAAAACCAAGAACAGCAGAGTGCTACTGAGCTGCTTTCATTTGGCAGCAGACCCCCAGGCTCTGTGGAAGATGGAGAAGAGGTTGATCAGGCTGCTGGAAGCCCTAGCATTCATAGTAGGAGCCCTGTTAGAGCTCCTCTTGGCATCCCTCTGAATACCAAAGGATCACGGAAAGTACTGTTTAATCGCTTCTCATCTTCTTATCATATGGGGGCATGTCAGAATAGTGGAGAATTGCCTGATTCCAATTCTTTGAGGAAAAGGTTGGAACATAAGTTGGAGATGGAAGGAATAAAAGTTTCTGTTGATTGTGCCAATTTACTAAATAACAGCTTGGATGTTTACTTGAAGAGATTGATAAAACCCTGTATGGATTTAGCTGCTTCAAGATCTGGACAGAAACACGCAGGCCAAGGACAGATCCAACCAATATGTGGTATGAATGGGGTGTGGCCTGTGagacattttcaaaaatcaagTGGGTCCAGTCCAGTGTCCATGTTAGATTTTCGGCTTACAATGGAACTAAACCCTTGGATTCTTGGAGAAGAGTGGCCAATGCAGCTTGAGAAGGTTTGCTTTCGTGCATCAGAAGAATGA